The DNA sequence TATTTTACGTGCAAAAATAGATATGCAACATCCCAATATGTTGATGCGTGATCCTATCATGTACCGCGTTATGAAAAAACATCATCACAGAACAGCCAACCATTGGTGTATATATCCAATGTATGACTGGACACATGGTGAGAGTGATTATATTGAGCAGGTTTCACATTCTTTATGTTCATTGGAGTTTAAACCTCATAGAGAACTTTATGATTGGTTTTTAGACCAAGTAGTTGATAGTAATAAGTTACGACCTAAACAACGTGAGTTCGCACGATTAAATTTAAGTTATACCATTATGAGCAAACGTAAGTTGCTTCAATTGGTAGAAGATAAGATTGTAAATGGGTGGGATGATCCTAGAATGCCTACCGTTTCAGGTTTGCGTCGACGTGGTTATACACCGGCATCTTTAAGAAAATTTGTTGAAACCGTTGGTGTTGCTAAACGTGAAAACGTTATTGATGTATCATTATTAGAATTTTGTGTCCGTGAGGATTTAAATAAAACGGCACCAAGAGTTATGGCTGTTTTAGATCCTGTAAAATTAATTATTACCAATTATCCCAAGGAAAAAGAAGAATGGTTAGAGGCTGAAAATAATCAAGAAGATGATAGTGCTGGTTTTAGAAAAGTGCCGTTTTCTAGAGAATTGTATATTGAAAAAGAAGACTTTAAAGAACAAGCTGGTAATAAGTTTTTTAGACTGAAATTAGGAGGCGAAGTGCGTCTTAAAAATGCCTATATAATAAAAGCAGAAAGTGTTGTTAAAGATGTAAATGATAACATTTTAGAAATCCATTGTACTTATTCAGAAGATACTTCAAAAAGAGTTAAAGGTACTTTACATTGGGTATCTATAAAACATGCGGTTAAAGCCGAAGTTAGAGAATATGACAGATTATTTATGGATGAAGCTCCTGATAGTCATCAAGACAAAAGTTTTATGGAATTTATAAATCCAGATTCATTAAAAATTATTGAAGCTTTTGTAGAACCAAGTTTAACGGATGCTAAAATAGGGGATAGGTTTCAGTTTCAACGATTGGGGTATTTTAATGTGGATGATGATTCCTCTGCTGAAAAATTGGTATTTAATAAAACTGTTGGTTTACGTGATTCTTGGGCCAAGCAAAAAAGTTCTAATTTAGAAAATAGCAAGAAGCCTGCTCAACGAAAAAATAATAATCAACAATCCAAGCGTAAAGCTATTGATGTAATTCAGCAATTAGGTAAAAAGTACACTAATTTGCCAGAGGTTAAACAACAAAAGGCAAAGGCAGATATTCAAGAACTTGCAAAAGAAGTGAGTTACAACGACTTGCAGCCACTTTTTAATACGGCTGTTAAAAAGGTAGGAACTCGCATAGCAGTTATGATAACTTTAGGGGTATTGATTAAAAATGGATTGAATTCCAATGAAGATATTAAAGGTTTCATAAATAAAGCCTTAGAAGATAAAAATGAATTATTGGTAGCAGAAGCTGCACAATTATCATAAAAATATTTATGTAAATTTTGACCTTACAGGTTTTAAAACTTGTAAGGTGTTTTTTTGTAAAAAATTAAAAATTAATGGGTTAACATATTTTTATCTATATTTAGATACTAACAAAAAACTATATTTATGGAATATTTTAACCCCGTTGCAATGTTTGTTGCAGCTGTATCAGCCATGGTTGTTGGCTTTATTTGGTACAACCCAAAAACATTTGGTAATGCATGGATGCAAGCTTCAGGTATGACAGATGAAAAAATAAAAAGTGGTAATATGGCTAAGATTTTCGGCTTATCTTTTTTATTTTCTTTTTTACTATCAATAGCGCTTCCAGGTATTGTAATCCATCAAATGGGAGTTATGAGTCTTGTTGGTGGTGACTCCTCTGTAGCTTTACCGTCTTATGAAGCCTTATTAGTGGATTATGGAGATGCTTTTAGAACTTTTAAACATGGTGCGTTCCATGGTGTGTTAACGGGTGTTTTTATTGCCCTTCCTATTATTGGAATTAATGCGTTGTTTGAACGTAAAAGTGCTAAATACATTTTTATTAACGCGGGTTATTGGATTGTAACCTTAGCGGTTATGGGAGCAATTATTTGTGGTTGGAAATAATCTTTTTGTAAACTTTTAACATAAATAAAGACTGAGGTATTTAACTTCGGTCTTTTCTTTTCTATTGAAAACATATATTATTTATTCTTCTTACAAAGATTTACCAAACACATGGGATAGTTTGGTTATACACGATATTTTTTTACAAACAAAATATTTGCAGGCTATAGAAGAAGCTTTACCCATAAACATTCAGCTTTTTTATATAGGAGTGTTTGTAGAGGATAAATTAGTAGGATTGGCCTTAATACAACGGGTGCAATTATATTTAAAAGATATGTTTAGAAACCATGCGGTTTCTTGTATAAAAGATTTTTTTAAAGACCAAGTATCAAAAGTATTAAAAGGCAATATTTTGGTTATTGGTAATTTAACGCATACGGGGCAACACGGCTTATTTTATCAAAAGGAAGCAATAGCTCAGTTAGATTTTTTAAAGCTAATTTATGAAGCTATAAATACAATAAAAGCTAATATTAAATTAAATGAGAATAAAAAAATTCGAGTGTTAATGTTAAAAGATTTTTTTATTGATGACAGTATTGATAAAGAAAGAGCTTTTTTAGATTCGCATAAAATACATCGTGTAATGGTTCAACCCAATATGGTTTTACCAATACAACCTGATTGGTTAAAAAAAGAAGACTATAAAGCCTGTTTAAATAAAAAATACCGAGATAGATATAAGCGTGCAAGGAAAAACTTAAACAGTATAGTATGCAAGGAATTAGATTTAAATACCATTCAAAAAAGGTCTAAAAAGCTCCATAGTCTTTATTTAAATGTATCTGATAATGCAACATTCAACACGTTTATATTGCCCGAAAATCATTTTTATAGTTTAAAACTTCAGCTACAAGATAAATTTAAAGTTTTTGGTTATTATTTAGAAGATAAGTTGATTGGTTTTTATACATTAATTTTAAATAACAAAAGTTTAGAAACCTATTTTTTAGGCTATGATATTGAGCATCAAATCCCAAATCAATTGTATTTAAATATGCTTTATAATATGACAGAATTTGCTATAGAACATG is a window from the Pseudalgibacter alginicilyticus genome containing:
- a CDS encoding DUF1761 domain-containing protein, with the protein product MEYFNPVAMFVAAVSAMVVGFIWYNPKTFGNAWMQASGMTDEKIKSGNMAKIFGLSFLFSFLLSIALPGIVIHQMGVMSLVGGDSSVALPSYEALLVDYGDAFRTFKHGAFHGVLTGVFIALPIIGINALFERKSAKYIFINAGYWIVTLAVMGAIICGWK
- a CDS encoding GNAT family N-acetyltransferase; translated protein: MKTYIIYSSYKDLPNTWDSLVIHDIFLQTKYLQAIEEALPINIQLFYIGVFVEDKLVGLALIQRVQLYLKDMFRNHAVSCIKDFFKDQVSKVLKGNILVIGNLTHTGQHGLFYQKEAIAQLDFLKLIYEAINTIKANIKLNENKKIRVLMLKDFFIDDSIDKERAFLDSHKIHRVMVQPNMVLPIQPDWLKKEDYKACLNKKYRDRYKRARKNLNSIVCKELDLNTIQKRSKKLHSLYLNVSDNATFNTFILPENHFYSLKLQLQDKFKVFGYYLEDKLIGFYTLILNNKSLETYFLGYDIEHQIPNQLYLNMLYNMTEFAIEHGFTQVIYARTAMEIKSSVGAKPKAMVIYLKHTNGFINVILKQIFSLMNPKQDWVERHPFL
- a CDS encoding glutamine--tRNA ligase/YqeY domain fusion protein; this encodes MSEENKSLNFLEQIIEEDLANGMSVNKLRFRFPPEPNGYLHIGHTKAIGISFGLGEKYNAPVNLRFDDTNPAKEEQEYVDSIKKDVAWLGYTWDKELYSSDYFQQLYDWAIQFIKEGKAYVDSQSSEAMAEQKGTPTQPGVDGPFRDRSVAENLDLFERMKSGEFNEGEHILRAKIDMQHPNMLMRDPIMYRVMKKHHHRTANHWCIYPMYDWTHGESDYIEQVSHSLCSLEFKPHRELYDWFLDQVVDSNKLRPKQREFARLNLSYTIMSKRKLLQLVEDKIVNGWDDPRMPTVSGLRRRGYTPASLRKFVETVGVAKRENVIDVSLLEFCVREDLNKTAPRVMAVLDPVKLIITNYPKEKEEWLEAENNQEDDSAGFRKVPFSRELYIEKEDFKEQAGNKFFRLKLGGEVRLKNAYIIKAESVVKDVNDNILEIHCTYSEDTSKRVKGTLHWVSIKHAVKAEVREYDRLFMDEAPDSHQDKSFMEFINPDSLKIIEAFVEPSLTDAKIGDRFQFQRLGYFNVDDDSSAEKLVFNKTVGLRDSWAKQKSSNLENSKKPAQRKNNNQQSKRKAIDVIQQLGKKYTNLPEVKQQKAKADIQELAKEVSYNDLQPLFNTAVKKVGTRIAVMITLGVLIKNGLNSNEDIKGFINKALEDKNELLVAEAAQLS